The Streptomyces luteogriseus genome includes a window with the following:
- a CDS encoding NADH-quinone oxidoreductase subunit G, giving the protein MTVTTSSPSGGGEAAVPPEDLVSLTIDGAEISVPKGTLVIRAAEQLGIEIPRFCDHPLLDPAGACRQCIVEVEGQRKPMASCTITCTDGMVVKTHLTSPVAEKAQKGVMELLLINHPLDCPVCDKGGECPLQNQAMSHGAADSRFEGRKRTYEKPVPISTQVLLDRERCVLCARCTRFSNQVAGDPMIELIERGALQQVGTGEGDPFESYFSGNTIQICPVGALTSAAYRFRSRPFDLVSSPSVCEHCSGGCATRTDHRRGKVMRRLAADDPEVNEEWICDKGRFGFRYAQQHDRLQTPLVRNAEGELEPASWPEALQIAAQGLLASRGRTGVLTGGRLTVEDAYAYSKFARVALDTNDIDFRARVHSSEEADFLAAEIAGRGRDLDGTGVTYTALEKAPAVLLVGFEAEEEAPGVFLRLRKAWRGHGQKVYSLATHATRGLEKAGGTLLPAAPGTETEWLDALASGGGLEDDGALAAEALRAEGAVIVVGERLAAVAGGLTAAARTASATGAQLVWIPRRAGERGAIEAGALPSLLPGGRPATDPRARDEVAGVWGVAGLPHRYGRDTGQIVEAAATGELQALLVAGVEIADLPDPARARAALDEVGFLVSLELRPSEITRKAAVVLPVAAVAEKAGAFLNWEGRVRFFEAALKPDQMTRSSAPTDARVLQMLADAMDVHLGLPDLRAVRGEIDRLGAWDGPRAGEPLETAAALPRPAVGEAVLAGHRLLLDQGLLQQGDEALAGTRHAARARVSAPTAAEAGVKDGDLLAVTGPQGVVELPLQISDMPDRVVWLPLNSTGGGVASDTGARPGSLVRIGPATLASEAPKEVEA; this is encoded by the coding sequence GGCGCGGAGATCAGTGTGCCCAAGGGCACCCTGGTCATCCGGGCCGCCGAACAGCTCGGCATCGAGATCCCCCGGTTCTGCGACCACCCCCTGCTCGACCCGGCCGGCGCCTGCCGCCAGTGCATCGTCGAGGTCGAGGGCCAGCGCAAGCCCATGGCGTCCTGCACCATCACCTGCACCGACGGGATGGTGGTCAAGACCCACCTCACCTCCCCGGTCGCGGAGAAGGCCCAGAAGGGTGTGATGGAGCTCCTGCTCATCAACCACCCGCTGGACTGCCCGGTCTGCGACAAGGGCGGCGAGTGCCCGCTGCAGAACCAGGCCATGTCGCACGGCGCTGCCGACTCCCGCTTCGAGGGCCGCAAGCGGACCTACGAGAAGCCCGTCCCGATCTCCACGCAGGTGCTGCTCGACCGCGAGCGGTGCGTACTGTGCGCCCGCTGCACCAGGTTCTCCAACCAGGTCGCGGGCGACCCGATGATCGAGCTGATCGAGCGGGGCGCGCTCCAGCAGGTCGGCACCGGCGAGGGCGACCCGTTCGAGTCGTACTTCTCCGGCAACACCATCCAGATCTGCCCGGTCGGCGCGCTGACCTCGGCGGCGTACCGATTCCGCTCCCGCCCCTTCGACCTGGTCTCCTCCCCGTCGGTGTGCGAGCACTGCTCCGGCGGCTGCGCCACGCGCACCGACCACCGGCGCGGCAAGGTCATGCGGCGCCTCGCCGCCGACGACCCCGAGGTCAACGAGGAGTGGATCTGCGACAAGGGGCGGTTCGGGTTCCGGTACGCGCAGCAGCACGACCGGCTTCAGACGCCGCTGGTGCGCAACGCCGAGGGCGAGCTGGAACCGGCCTCCTGGCCGGAGGCGCTCCAGATCGCGGCCCAGGGGCTGCTGGCCTCCCGGGGCCGCACCGGAGTCCTGACCGGCGGCCGCCTCACCGTCGAGGACGCCTACGCGTACAGCAAGTTCGCGCGCGTGGCGCTCGACACCAACGACATCGACTTCCGTGCGCGCGTGCACAGCAGTGAGGAGGCCGACTTCCTCGCCGCCGAGATCGCCGGGCGCGGCCGGGACCTCGACGGCACGGGCGTCACGTACACCGCGCTGGAGAAGGCACCCGCCGTCCTGCTCGTCGGGTTCGAGGCGGAGGAGGAGGCCCCCGGCGTCTTCCTGCGGCTGCGCAAGGCCTGGCGGGGACACGGGCAGAAGGTCTACTCCCTGGCCACACACGCCACGCGCGGTCTGGAGAAGGCCGGTGGCACGCTGCTGCCGGCGGCTCCGGGCACCGAGACCGAGTGGCTGGACGCGCTCGCGAGCGGCGGCGGCCTGGAGGACGACGGTGCGCTCGCCGCCGAGGCGCTGCGCGCCGAGGGCGCGGTGATCGTCGTCGGCGAGCGGCTGGCCGCGGTGGCCGGCGGGCTCACCGCCGCCGCGCGCACGGCCTCCGCGACCGGCGCCCAACTGGTGTGGATCCCGCGCCGGGCCGGGGAACGCGGTGCGATCGAGGCGGGCGCGCTGCCGTCGCTGCTGCCGGGCGGGCGCCCGGCCACCGACCCCCGCGCGCGTGACGAGGTCGCCGGCGTCTGGGGCGTCGCGGGTCTCCCGCACCGCTACGGCCGTGACACCGGCCAGATCGTGGAGGCCGCCGCGACCGGCGAGCTCCAGGCCCTGCTGGTGGCGGGCGTGGAGATCGCCGACCTGCCCGACCCGGCACGCGCGCGTGCGGCACTCGACGAGGTCGGCTTCCTGGTCTCGCTCGAACTGCGGCCCAGCGAGATCACCCGCAAGGCCGCCGTCGTCCTGCCCGTGGCCGCGGTCGCCGAGAAGGCCGGCGCCTTCCTCAACTGGGAAGGGCGGGTCCGCTTCTTCGAGGCCGCGCTCAAGCCCGACCAGATGACCCGCAGCTCCGCGCCCACCGACGCGCGCGTGCTCCAGATGCTGGCCGACGCCATGGACGTCCACCTCGGACTGCCGGATCTGCGCGCCGTGCGCGGCGAGATCGACCGGCTCGGCGCCTGGGACGGACCGCGCGCCGGTGAGCCCCTGGAGACCGCGGCCGCGCTGCCGCGGCCCGCCGTCGGGGAAGCGGTCCTCGCGGGGCACCGGCTGCTGCTCGACCAGGGCCTCCTCCAGCAGGGCGACGAGGCCCTCGCCGGAACCCGGCACGCCGCACGCGCGCGGGTGTCGGCCCCGACGGCCGCCGAGGCGGGCGTCAAGGACGGCGACCTGCTCGCGGTGACCGGCCCCCAGGGGGTCGTGGAACTCCCGCTCCAGATCAGTGACATGCCCGACCGGGTGGTGTGGCTGCCGCTGAACTCCACCGGCGGCGGCGTCGCCTCCGACACCGGGGCGCGGCCCGGCTCCCTCGTCCGCATCGGCCCGGCGACGCTCGCCTCCGAGGCCCCCAAGGAGGTGGAGGCATGA